From Caretta caretta isolate rCarCar2 chromosome 3, rCarCar1.hap1, whole genome shotgun sequence, a single genomic window includes:
- the LOC125634978 gene encoding trace amine-associated receptor 4-like: MNSSPLWSPQNVQYCFDFVNNSCPKNVRSTIGLWAMYSFMVGAIVLTMGGNMLVIISIAHFKQLHSPTNFLICSMATTDFLLSFMVMPYSMIRSVESCWYFGDLFCKLHTCCDIMLCTTSIFHLCFISVDRYYAVCDPLHYVTKITVPVIGLFLLISWSVPFLLAFGLVFSELNIVGIEEYVASTNCSGFCAFIFNKLWGVLGSLIAFFFPGTLMVGIYVHIFTVARKHARQMDKIPSTIKYASAMTNKISTKKESKATKTLSIVMGVFLFCWLPFFILTIADPFINFSTPEDLYIAFLWLGYFNSTCNPIIYGLFYSWFRKAFKMIVTGTIFRPDSSILTLFPANT, encoded by the coding sequence ATGAATTCATCCCCCCTCTGGAGTCCACAGAATGTGCAATATTGCTTTGACTTTGTTAACAATTCATGTCCTAAAAATGTAAGGTCTACAATCGGTCTTTGGGCTATGTACAGCTTCATGGTGGGAGCAATAGTGCTCACAATGGGTGGAAATATGCTTGTGATCATTTCCATCGCTCATTTCAAACAGCTTCACTCTCCAACCAACTTCCTGATCTGCTCCATGGCAACTACAGACTTTTTGCTTAGTTTCATGGTTATGCCCTACAGCATGATCAGGTCTGTTGAGTCATGCTGGTATTTTGGAGACCTCTTCTGCAAACTCCATACTTGTTGTGATATTATGCTCTGTACCACCTCTATTTTCCATCTGTGTTTTATCTCTGTTGACCGTTACTACGCAGTATGTGACCCACTGCATTATGTTACCAAAATAACTGTCCCTGTGATAGGACTGTTTTTACTAATTAGCTGGTCTGTCCCATTCTTATTGGCTTTTGGCCTAGTTTTCTCAGAGTTGAATATTGTGGGCATTGAAGAATATGTGGCTTCCACTAATTGCAGTGGTTTCTGTGCCTTCATATTTAACAAGCTTTGGGGAGTGCTGGGTTCTCTTATAGCCTTCTTTTTCCCAGGCACATTGATGGTGGGAATTTACGTCCACATATTTACAGTGGCAAGAAAACATGCAAGACAAATGGATAAAATCCCAAGTACAATAAAATATGCCTCTGCAATGACAAACAAAATCTCCACAAAAAAAGAGAGCAAAGCAACTAAAACTTTAAGTATAGTCATGGGGGTGTTTCTGTTTTGTTGGTTGCCTTTCTTTATTCTTACGATAGCTGATCCTTTTATTAACTTCTCAACACCTGAAGACTTGTACATTGCCTTCCTCTGGCTGGGATACTTCAATTCTACTTGTAATCCAATCATTTATGGTTTATTTTATTCTTGGTTTCGCAAAGCATTTAAAATGATTGTGACTGGTACAATCTTCAGACCAGATTCCTCTATTCTTACTTTATTTCCTGCAAATACGTAG